Proteins encoded by one window of Arachis ipaensis cultivar K30076 chromosome B04, Araip1.1, whole genome shotgun sequence:
- the LOC110270817 gene encoding uncharacterized protein LOC110270817 yields MVDVFVVPVFHHGGNFVRESNGSLVYKNGKVEKFPEMDLDFVNFGDLIILFKGLGYQSYKTVYWYDPRSPDIESGLHILTGDAGINAMRENKMKNTETDEFYLYFDHPVDEPEIVEDAGKQTNTPDDGEILVDDQSSSSDDGYESTEDEPYKPPPPGFESNRHLDGCFLKTYYGGQLLTAVAQDANNQFYVVAYGVASYGTKESWKWFLTLLQEDLGDVQTHGWNFMSDQQKVIS; encoded by the exons aTGGTTGATGTGTTTGTGGTGCCTGTATTCCACCATGGAGGTAATTTTGTGAGAGAAAGTAATGGCTCTCTGGTTTACAAAAATGGGAAGGTGGAGAAGTTTCCAGAAATGGACCTGGACTTCGTTAATTTCGGAGACTTGATCATATTGTTCAAGGGGTTGGGGTACCAATCATACAAGACAGTTTATTGGTATGATCCAAGGAGTCCTGATATTGAGTCTGGGCTGCATATTTTGACAGGAGATGCAGGGATTAACGCAATGCGAGAGAACAAAATGAAGAATACAGAGACGGATGAGTTTTACCTATACTTTGACCACCCTGTTGATGAACCTGAGATTGTGGAGGATGCTGGAAAGCAAACTAACACTCCTGATGATGGAGAGATTTTGGTGGATGATCAGAGTTCGTCATCTGATGATGGGTACGAGAGTACGGAGGATGAGCCCTACAAACCTCCACCTCCCGGATTTGAAAGTAATAGACATCTTGATGGCTGTTTTCTGAAGACTTATTACGGTGGACAACTCCTCACAGCAGTGGCTCAGGATGCAAATAACCAATTTTACGTGGTTGCCTACGGAGTAGCTAGCTATGGAACTAAGGAGTCCTGGAAGTGGTTTTTGACTCTGCTCCAAGAGGATTTGGGGGATGTGCAGACTCATGGTTGGAACTTTATGTCCGACCAACAAAAG GTTATTTCTTAG
- the LOC110270818 gene encoding uncharacterized protein LOC110270818: MAANGASAMSRRSRRGVREENYASSSDPCVVHDGDLKDDVAPRCFCGVYAIMYMSKTISNPNRVFLGCPFYKGNQLHCKFFLWVDEHLVRIGSSGCIFDKRPLIQVA; encoded by the exons ATGGCTGCTAATGGAGCATCAGCAATGTCGAGAAGAAGCCGCAGAGGAGTAAGAGAAGAAAATTATGCTTCAAGCTCAGACCCTTGTGTTGTGCACGACGGAGACCTGAAGGACGATGTCGCCCCGAGATGCTTCTGTGGAGTTTATGCGATAATGTATATGTCGAAGACGATTAGCAACCCAAACAGAGTCTTTTTGGGTTGCCCATTCTATAAG GGAAACCAACTGCATTGCAAGTTTTTTCTTTGGGTCGATGAGCATCTTGTTAGAATTGGAAGCAGTGGTTGCATCTTTGATAAAAGACCTCTGATACAGGTGGCCTGA
- the LOC107638288 gene encoding lysM domain receptor-like kinase 3 — MEPRYGFASVLLQLLLLGCVLYGAESQCSKGCPLALASYYMWTGSNLTYVSQIMKSNVLSDPNGIVNYNKDTIPNKDSVQAFIRVNVPFPCDCINGEFLGHTFKYDIQSGDTYEHVATNNYANLTNVNWLRKFNTYPPNNIPNTGTLNVTVNCSCGNRQVANYGLFITYPLRPGDTLQAVAKNQSVDAFLLQKYNPSVNFNQGSGLVYIPGKDQNGSFVFLSSSSGGLAAGAIAGIVVGIVAGLLLVAVGIYFGYFRKKKMQREELLSQDSKPMFRQDGKDETSRSAAYEAAGPAGPGTITGITVDKSVEFSYEELATATNNFNLANKIGQGGFGAVYYAELRGEKAAIKKMDMQASKEFLAELKVLTRVHHLNLVRLIGYSIEGSLFLVYEYIENGNLSQHLRGSGREPLPWATRVQIALDSARGLEYIHEHTVPVYIHRDIKSANILIDKNYRGKVADFGLTKLTEVGSSSLPTGRLVGTFGYMPPEYAQYGDVSPKVDVYAFGVVLFELISAKEAIVKTSESVADSKGLVALFEGVLSQPDPTEDLCKLVDPRLGENYPIDSVRKMAHLAKACTQDNPQLRPSMRSIVVALMTLSSTTDDWDVGSFYENQNLVNLMSGR; from the exons ATGGAACCCAGATATGGGTTTGCATCTGTGCTCTTGCAGTTGTTGCTGCTGGGTTGCGTTCTTTACGGCGCGGAATCTCAGTGCAGCAAGGGCTGTCCACTAGCTCTAGCTTCCTACTACATGTGGACAGGCTCCAACTTGACGTACGTTTCACAGATCATGAAATCCAACGTCCTCTCGGACCCAAACGGCATAGTCAACTACAACAAAGACACGATTCCCAACAAGGACAGTGTCCAAGCCTTCATAAGAGTCAACGTTCCGTTCCCATGCGACTGCATCAACGGCGAGTTTCTAGGGCACACTTTCAAGTACGATATCCAGAGCGGGGACACGTACGAGCATGTGGCGACTAACAATTACGCCAATTTGACGAACGTGAATTGGCTGAGGAAGTTCAACACTTATCCTCCTAACAACATCCCTAACACTGGAACCCTTAACGTTACCGTTAACTGCTCCTGTGGGAACAGACAAGTGGCGAATTATGGTTTGTTCATCACGTATCCACTTAGGCCTGGGGACACCTTACAGGCTGTGGCGAAGAATCAGAGTGTTGACGCTTTCTTGCTTCAGAAGTACAATCCCTCTGTCAATTTCAACCAAGGCTCTGGCCTTGTTTATATTCCAGGCAAAG ATCAAAATGGTAGCTTTGTGTTTTTGTCATCCAG TTCTGGAG GTCTTGCTGCTGGGGCTATTGCCGGCATAGTCGTTGGTATAGTAGCTGGTCTTCTATTAGTGGCTGTTGGTATATATTTCGGATATTTCAGGAAAAAAAAGATGCAGAGGGAAGAATTGCTTTCACAAGACTCCAAACCAATGTTCAGACAAGATGGTAAAG ATGAAACCTCGCGTAGTGCTGCTTATGAAGCTGCAGGGCCTGCTGGGCCTGGTACCATCACAGGCATAACAGTGGACAAATCAGTTGAGTTTTCATATGAAGAATTAGCAACTGCCACGAATAACTTCAATTTGGCTAATAAAATTGGTCAAGGTGGTTTTGGTGCTGTCTACTATGCAGAGTTGAGGGGAGAG AAAGCTGCAATCAAGAAGATGGATATGCAAGCATCAAAAGAATTTCTTGCAGAATTGAAAGTCCTGACACGTGTTCATCATCTAAACCTG GTGCGGCTGATTGGATATAGTATCGAGGGTTCGCTTTTCCTTGTCTATGAATACATTGAGAATGGAAACTTGAGTCAGCATCTCCGCGGTTCTG GAAGAGAGCCACTGCCATGGGCTACCCGTGTTCAAATTGCGTTGGATTCTGCCAGAGGTCTTGAATATATTCATGAGCATACAGTGCCTGTATATATTCATCGTGACATAAAGTCAGCAAATATATTAATAGATAAAAACTACCGCGGAAAG GTTGCCGATTTCGGATTGACTAAACTGACAGAAGTTGGAAGCTCATCACTTCCTACTGGTCGTCTTGTCGGAACTTTTGGATACATGCCTCCAGA GTATGCTCAATATGGAGATGTATCACCCAAAGTAGATGTGTATGCTTTTGGAGTAGTTCTTTTTGAACTTATTTCAGCTAAGGAAGCTATCGTCAAGACAAGCGAATCTGTTGCTGACTCAAAGGGCCTTGTGGCTTTG TTTGAAGGAGTTCTTAGTCAGCCTGATCCTACAGAAGATCTTTGTAAACTAGTGGATCCAAGGCTTGGGGAAAACTACCCTATTGATTCAGTTCGCAAA ATGGCGCATCTAGCGAAAGCTTGTACACAGGACAATCCCCAACTGCGTCCGAGTATGAGATCCATTGTCGTTGCCTTAATGACACTTTCTTCAACTACTGATGATTGGGATGTTGGCTCCTTCTATGAAAACCAAAATCTTGTGAATCTCATGTCCGGAAGATAG
- the LOC107638289 gene encoding nucleotide exchange factor SIL1 — MDRICLTLLLFVAVAMCRADTNNSSGGLLLPTDAVDSVLVPPENSDGGFSSLDSMLNWAISNSDPEKLKESAQAQQRLSPSELQKRQMEIKEIMEKTKMPSDGELMKIAISDLNNKSASLEDRYRALQELLELVEPIDNANDLHKLGGLVVITQELNHSDPGIRTIAAWILGKASQNNPIVQQQVLELQVLSKLMKMVKSDSVEEANKALYAVSALIRNNAASQEKFYAEAGGWMLHDILRNANLDIRLRKKAVLLLADLAAYQLENVDRDGPPFFNDRDLLKSVVDLTASPDLDLQEKALVAIRSFLQLRITEAIVFRDFCALGNALNRMKQSLHDLMADEYQRDYVMDVETLRIEVEQIFHKKLVKQ, encoded by the exons ATGGACCGAATATGCCTCACTCTCCTCCTCTTCGTGGCGGTGGCGATGTGCCGCGCAGACACCAACAACAGCTCCGGCGGCCTGTTATTGCCCACTGATGCGGTGGATTCTGTTTTAGTTCCGCCTGAAAACTCCGACGGCGGCTTTTCTTCACTGGACAGCATGTTAAACTGGGCTATAA GTAATTCGGATCCCGAAAAATTAAAGGAATCTGCCCAAGCTCAGCAACGGCTCTCACCAAGCGAGCTCCAGAAACGCCAAATGGAAATCAAG GAGATTATGGAGAAAACAAAGATGCCTTCGGACGGGGAACTAATGAAGATTGCTATAAGTGACTTGAATAACAAGTCAGCATCATTGGAAGATAGGTACCGTGCATTACAGGAGCTCTTAGAGCTCGTGGAGCCAATAGATAATGCAAACG ATTTGCACAAACTTGGGGGACTTGTCGTGATTACACAGGAACTTAATCACTCTGATCCAGGCATAAGGACAATTGCTGCATGGATCCTCGGGAAAGCTAGTCAAAATAACCCAATTGTGCAGCAGCAG GTCTTGGAACTCCAAGTACTCTCTAAGCTGATGAAAATGGTAAAATCTGATTCTGTAGAAGAAGCCAATAAGGCACTATATGCAGTTTCAGCATTAATTCGGAATAATGCTGCAAGTCAGGAGAAGTTCTATGCCGAAGCTGGAGGTTGGATGCTTCAC GATATTTTGAGGAATGCTAATCTTGATATCAGACTACGGAAGAAGGCTGTGCTCCTATTGGCTGATCTAGCAGCGTATCAACTAGAGAATGTAGACAGAGATGGCCCGCCTTTTTTCAATGATCGGGATCTGTTGAAGTCAGTAGTTGATTTAACTGCATCACCTGATCTTGATCTCCAGGAGAAG GCTCTTGTAGCGATTAGAAGTTTTCTGCAACTAAGGATCACCGAAGCTATCGTTTTCAGAGATTTTTGTGCTTTGGGAAATGCACTGAATAGGATGAAGCAATCGTTGCATGATTTGATGGCAGACGAGTATCAGAGAGACTATGTGATGGATGTGGAAACCCTTCGCATTGAAGTGGAACAAATTTTCCATAAAAAACTCGTAAAGCAGTGA
- the LOC107638287 gene encoding serine/threonine-protein kinase TIO — MYILCISFESPQEFCVVTEFAQGELFEILEDDKCLPEEQVQAIAKQLVKALHYLHSNRIIHRDMKPQNILIGAGSVVKLCDFGFARAMSTNTVVLRSIKGTPLYMAPELVREQPYTHTVDLWSLGVILYELYVGQPPFYTNSVYALIRHIVKDPVKYPESMSPSFKSFLKGLLNKAPESRLTWPALLEHPFVKETSDELEDRALCEITGSPGDCDAARRTIQNSTGCNYPKSGLLEHNSSPLENKALLKSPKPDKENSLVPDESPGISNQSAIIESGCQRLDQLENNSRTVKGAKIIGQDSEALGHILLPLKKWSNGSQNICSDQVLIEANQSLRIVSNLVAAGVLSLSGKMDELITEILLFIGSVLSVKSSELVDLIAKGFSITKVLLENYGACTSSSYFRHWVAIVEIYSQIVTSSSEASGRVLSESSACITVMLSRVVKVLRSSQILDPDTHNETVGRVLEHAKTSGLVDNLCLCLATSGSSLISGSSNMLRAATEACRAVWSFINALDIYFMKKSSPLFPINALWNHSLNRKQIMDHGRSPLAVTDTAQIVDAVTRAYLRSKAVQVAVYYCFHQRIEFAMNCSLQLLSRCCIHSGTVAALLCGLPTTLPVTTLVSGGGDGTIISEIFSVLSLCINSANKDAQSGEPNNIQCKLSYPSALVRHSCLTLAIIAQCLKSTGRNSAIFMLTTSHKKQFARLSCLAHHMSSDDKAKASQTASAFLALASILFLESGASVESQIADIAMPLIPRTFALCDHLKISSCKKNDNELDPDYLSGKLSYWQGVRDGFVGLLDSRLKWGGPLAVQQFCASGIPLLLIGLLGNDVLNEAHGNECLNDRVGLSPVGVVWTISSISHCLSGSALTFRHILIRTEHIKLITSLICDVHIKLVKGWIGPGGGRAGVRELINAVVDLLAFPFVVLQNAPGLPSSATASVNSGFLLNIGSPGQRVCLEDKDMVKAIQEDMNKYIKILVDVGVPVIILRCLDHMELADLGRPVAFLAKMVFHRPLAIQLVSKGLLEPNRMRRLFDCSGPKEVTLDTLMIVSDLARMDKRFYECIQGASILEFLKDFLSHEDPNFRAKACCALGNMCRHSAYFYSSFARHQIVGLLIDRCSDPDKRTRKFACFAIGNAAYHDDTLYEELRRSIPQLANVLQMAEDDKTKVNAAGALSNLVRHSDKLCEEIVSKGAIQVKFLLQFITVSKFL, encoded by the exons ATGTATATACTGTGCATTTCATTTGAAAGTCCACAAGAGTTTTGTGTTGTCACAGAATTTGCTCAA GGAGAGCTATTTGAGATTCTTGAGGATGATAAGTGCCTTCCTGAAGAACAAGTTCAAGCAATTGCAAAACAACTG GTAAAAGCGTTACATTATTTGCATTCCAACCGAATCATCCATCGTGATATGAAGCCGCAGAATATTCTCATTGGTGCTGGATCTGTTGTCAAG CTATGCGATTTTGGTTTTGCACGAGCAATGTCCACAAATACAGTTGTCTTGCGATCCATAAAAG GAACTCCTCTATACATGGCTCCAGAGCTTGTACGGGAACAACCTTACACCCACACTGTTGATTTATGGTCTCTCGGTGTTATATT ATATGAGTTGTATGTTGGCCAACCTCCTTTTTACACAAATTCTGTGTATGCTCTCATCAGACACATTGTCAAG GATCCAGTTAAATATCCAGAGAGCATGAGTCCCAGTTTCAAAAGCTTTTTGAAGGGCCTGCTAAACAAG GCACCTGAAAGTCGTTTAACTTGGCCTGCACTTCTTGAACACCCATTTGTTAAAGAGACTTCTGATGAACTTGAAGACAGG GCATTGTGTGAGATTACCGGCTCACCTGGGGACTGTGATGCTGCAAGGAGGACCATTCAAAATTCAACAG GTTGTAACTATCCCAAGTCTGGTTTGTTGGAGCATAATTCTTCTCCACTTGAGAATAAAGCTCTGTTAAAGAGCCCTAAACCAGACAAGGAGAATTCATTAGTTCCTGATGAGTCCCCTGGAATCTCAAATCAATCTGCTATAATAGAGTCAG GTTGCCAAAGATTGGATCAACTTGAAAATAACTCTCGAACAGTCAAAGGTGCAAAAATAATTGGTCAAGATAGTGAAGCTTTGGGGCATATTCTTCTACCACTTAAAAAGTGGTCAAATGGATCTCAAAATATTTGCAG TGATCAAGTACTCATTGAGGCAAACCAATCACTAAGGATTGTTTCAAATCTTGTTGCGGCTGGTGTGCTAAGTCTTAGTGGGAAAATGGATGAACTTATAACTGAAATTCTTCTATTCATTGGGTCTGTTCTAAGCGTGAAATCCTCTGAACTTGTAGACTTGATAGCAAAG GGTTTCTCCATCACAAAAGTTTTGCTAGAAAACTATGGGGCTTGCACTTCAAGTTCTTACTTCAGGCACTGGGTTGCAATTGTTGAAATTTATTCTCAG ATTGTAACTTCAAGCAGTGAAGCATCTGGAAGGGTACTGTCTGAGTCTAGTGCGTGCATTACAGTCATGCTATCTAGAGTTGTTAAGGTGCTTAGATCATCTCAAATTTTGGATCCAGATACACATAATGAAACTGTTGGTAGAGTCTTAGAACATGCTAAAACATCTGGTCTAGTAGACAATTTGTGTCTGTGCTTAGCCACTTCAGGTTCGAGTCTCATCTCAGGCTCTTCGAATATGCTACGGGCTGCTACTGAAGCATGCAGGGCTGTctggtcttttattaatgcacTGGATATATACTTTATGAAAAAGAGTTCCCCTTTGTTTCCCATAAACGCTTTGTGGAATCATTCGTTGAATAGGAAGCAAATTATGGATCATGGGCGAAGTCCCTTGGCTGTTACAGATACCGCCCAAATTGTTGATGCAGTAACGAGAGCATACTTGAGATCTAAAGCTGTACAAGTTGCTGTTTACTATTGTTTTCACCAGCGTATTGAGTTTGCCATGAATTGTAGTCTCCAG CTTTTGTCAAGGTGCTGCATACACAGCGGTACTGTTGCAGCTCTCCTTTGTGGTCTACCTACTACCCTTCCGGTGACTACTCTTgttagtggtggtggtgatggtactATTATTTCAGAGATATTCTCTGTTTTGTCATTATGTATTAACTCTGCTAACAAAGATGCACAGAGTGGGGAACCGAATAATATTCAGTGCAAATTATCATATCCCTCTGCTTTGGTTCGTCATTCATGTCTCACTCTTGCAATAATTGCACAATGCTTAAAGTCAACTGGACGAAATTCAGCAATTTTTATGCTGACTACCTCACATAAGAAGCAGTTTGCTAGACTATCATGTCTAGCCCATCATATGTCTTCAGATGACAAGGCAAAAGCTTCTCAAACTGCATCAGCATTTTTGGCTCTGGCGTCCATTTTATTTCTTGAATCTGGGGCTTCAGTTGAGTCTCAAATAGCTGACATTGCTATGCCTTTAATCCCTCGAACTTTTGCTCTGTGTGACCATCTTAAAATTTCTTCTTGCAAAAAGAATGACAATGAATTGGATCCTGACTACCTAAGTGGGAAGCTTTCATATTGGCAAGGGGTAAGAGATGGATTTGTTGGTCTATTAGATTCCAGACTGAAATGGGGAGGACCATTAGCTGTTCAGCAGTTTTGTGCAAGTGGTATCCCTCTTCTTCTTATTGGCTTATTAGGCAATGATGTTTTAAATGAGGCACATGGAAATGAGTGCCTGAATGATAGAGTTGGATTATCTCCAGTTGGGGTTGTATGGACTATTTCTTCGATCTCTCACTGTCTTTCAGGCAGTGCTTTGACTTTTCGCCATATTTTAATTAGAACTGAACACATTAAGCTCATCACCAGCTTGATATGTGATGTTCATATTAAGTTAGTAAAAGGCTGGATTGGACCTGGTGGAGGACGAGCAGGAGTAAGAGAACTAATAAATGCAGTAGTAGATCTCTTAGCATTTCCTTTTGTTGTGCTGCAAAATGCCCCTGGCCTGCCATCATCAGCCACTGCTTCTGTGAACAGTGGGTTTCTACTCAACATTGGTTCACCTGGTCAGAGAGTCTGCTTGGAGGACAAGGATATGGTTAAGGCCATACAAGAAGACATGAACAAATACATTAAGATCCTTGTGGAT GTGGGTGTGCCTGTTATTATCCTTCGATGCCTAGATCATATGGAGTTGGCTGACTTGGGCAGACCTGTTGCCTTCCTTGCCAAAATGGTATTCCACCGGCCTTTAGCAATTCAACTTGTGAGTAAAGGACTTTTGGAACCAAACAGGATGAGAAGGTTATTTGATTGTTCAGGCCCAAAAGAAGTTACACTGGACACACTAATGATAGTTTCTGATCTTGCTCGCATGGACAAG CGATTCTATGAGTGTATCCAAGGTGCTTCTATTTTGGAGTTCTTAAAAGATTTTCTTTCACATGAAGATCCCAATTTCCGTGCCAAAGCTTGTTGTGCTCTTGGAAATATGTGTCGTCATAGCGCCTATTTTTACAGTTCATTT GCAAGGCACCAAATTGTTGGCCTCCTGATCGATAGGTGCTCTGATCCTGACAAAAGGACACGAAAGTTTGCTTGCTTTGCA ATTGGAAATGCGGCTTACCACGATGATACATTGTATGAAGAGCTGAGAAGATCTATTCCTCAGTTGGCTAATGTACTGCAGATGGCAGAGGACGACAAGACTAAGGTAAATGCAGCAGGTGCACTCAGCAATTTGGTTCGACACTCTGACAAGCTTTGTGAAGAAATAGTGTCCAAAGGAGCGATTCAGGTGAAGTTCTTGCTGCAGTTTATTactgtttctaaatttttgtga